GTCCTGCCGACCCTGATGGCACTGTGGGTGAGCCTGCTCCACTGGAACGGCCAGTCCAACCCGTTCAGCGGGCAGGCCGAGTTCGTCGGCCTCGACAACTACCAGGCCCTGCTCACCCGGGACGGCCTCGACCGCACCCTCTTCGCGACCTCGCTGCGCAACAACTTCTACTACGTCCTGCTGACCGTGCCGCTGCAGACCGTCCTCGCGCTGGCACTCGCCCTCATCGTCAACCAGCGGATGCTGCGCGGGCGCGGAGCCCTGCGCACCACGTTCTTCTTCCCCTCGGTGACCAGCTCGATCGCGGTCTCCACCATCTTCCTGTTCCTGTTCCAGGGCAGTGGCGCCGTCAACACCCTGCTGTCGTGGATCGGGGTGAAGGGCCCGAACTGGTTCACCGACCCGCGCGGAATCCTCTCCCTCCTGCTCGGCGGACTGGGCGTCGTCCACCCCGACCGCCCTTCGGGGATCCTGGCCGGTCACTCCTTCATGGGGCTGTCCTGGTTCGAGTGGCTGTCCGGGCCGTCCGTCGCCATGTGCACCATCATCGTGCTCAGCGTGTGGACGACCTCCGGCACCTTCATGCTGATCTTCCTCGCCGCTCTCCAGGGCATCCCCCGGGAACTGGAGGAATCGGCCGCCATCGAGGGCGCCAACCGCTCCCAGATGCTGCGCCACGTGACACTGCCCGCCTTGCGCCCCGTCCTCTTCCTGGTGCTCACCCTGGGCCTGATCGGCACATGGCAGGTCTTCGACCAGGTGTACGTCATGAGTCAGGGCGCCCCCGGCAACACCACCCTCACCCCCGCCTTCCTGTCCTACTCGACCGCGTTCGGCGACGCCGACTTCGGGCAGGGCGCGGCCATCGCCTTCCTCCTGCTCGCACTGATCCTCACCATGACCGGCCTGCAGCGATACGCGCTGCGAGAGCGCACCGCCCGCCCCGGGAGGAAGCAATGACCTCCAAGTCCGTGACCGCCAAGTCCCTGCCGTCTGTACGGTCGCGGGGACCGGCCGTGCTCGGCCGTCTCCCGGTGCCGCTGCGGATCCTCGGATACGCCGGGGTGGCCGCGGTCGGGCTGCTGTACCTCATGCCATTCGTGATCCAGCTGGTGACCGGCTTCAAGACCGACCCCGACGCCGCCGCACACCCCCTCGGCCTGATCCCCATCACCCCTACCACCGCCGCCTACCAGCGCCTGTTCGGACTGAGCCAGGCCGGCGACGGGGTGCCCTTCCTGCGCTGGCTGGGCAACTCGGCTTTCATCGCTGTCGTCGTCACCGCCGGACGGGTGCTGTTCGACTCGATGGCCGGCTACGCCCTGGCGCGGCTGCGCTTCCCCGGCCGTGCCCTGCTGTTCGGCTTCATCCTCGCCGTGATGGCGGTACCGGGCATCGCCCTGCTGATCCCGCGCTTCCTGGTCCTCAACACCTTCGGCATCTTCGACACCTACACCGGCATGATCCTGCCGCTGCTGGTGGACGCGGCGGGCATCTTCATCATGAAGCAGTTCTTCGAGTCGATCCCGCGCGAGGTGGAGGAGGCCGCACGCGTCGACGGCGCCGGCGTCTTCCGCATCTTCTGGTCGGTGGTCCTGCCGATGGCCCGTCCCGCCGTGATCACTCTCACGATCCTCTCCTTCCAGGGCTCGTGGAACGAGTTCACCCACTTCCTCGTGGCCACCCAGTCCAGCCAGTACGAAACCCTCACCACCGGCCTCGCCCGGCTCGTGTCCGGTGGCCTCGGCGGCGGCACCCAGTACCCACTGAAACTCGCGGCCGCTCTGCTCTCCACCCTGCCCGTGGCAGTCCTCTTCTTCTGCTTCCAGCGGTACTTCGTGCAGGACGCCAACGCCGGAGCCGTCAAGTAGTAGCGACTACTCGTTGCGGCTTCGAGAACCGTTGTACTGCGCGTCGGTGACGGGCTCGGCCCACTGGGTCTCGGGGGAACCGTCACCGGTGCCTTCCCACATGGCGAGGTGTTCCATGAAGCGGTCGGGGGCGGCACCGTGCCAGTGCTCCTCGCCGGGCGGGCAGCTGACGGTCTCACCGGGGTGGCCTTCGAGGACGGTGCCGTCACGAGTGCCGATCAGGGCGATGCCGGACACCACGTGCAGGGTCTGGCCCACGGCGTGCGCGTGCCAGTGGGTACGGGAGCCGGGAGCGAACCGGACGAGGTTCGCCCGCATTCTGGAGGGTTCCCGGCCGGCGACGATGACGTCCCACCACACATCTCCGGTGAACCACTCTGCCGGTGCCTTGCTGGTGGGCTGGGACTTGATGAATTCCATGGGTCTTCCTGTCGGCTCGTTCGTCGAGATCACGGCTTGAGGAGGGCCTTGATCGCTCGGCGCTCATCCATGGCCTTGTAGCCCTCGG
The DNA window shown above is from Streptomyces chartreusis and carries:
- a CDS encoding carbohydrate ABC transporter permease, which translates into the protein MTSKSVTAKSLPSVRSRGPAVLGRLPVPLRILGYAGVAAVGLLYLMPFVIQLVTGFKTDPDAAAHPLGLIPITPTTAAYQRLFGLSQAGDGVPFLRWLGNSAFIAVVVTAGRVLFDSMAGYALARLRFPGRALLFGFILAVMAVPGIALLIPRFLVLNTFGIFDTYTGMILPLLVDAAGIFIMKQFFESIPREVEEAARVDGAGVFRIFWSVVLPMARPAVITLTILSFQGSWNEFTHFLVATQSSQYETLTTGLARLVSGGLGGGTQYPLKLAAALLSTLPVAVLFFCFQRYFVQDANAGAVK
- a CDS encoding (R)-mandelonitrile lyase, which encodes MEFIKSQPTSKAPAEWFTGDVWWDVIVAGREPSRMRANLVRFAPGSRTHWHAHAVGQTLHVVSGIALIGTRDGTVLEGHPGETVSCPPGEEHWHGAAPDRFMEHLAMWEGTGDGSPETQWAEPVTDAQYNGSRSRNE
- a CDS encoding carbohydrate ABC transporter permease codes for the protein MSPRDTSPTVTGGSFRTADSPGAPDAPGGPGPAAAPRTGPAPRVGRRTEGAWGWLFVSPMVIVLGLFLVLPTLMALWVSLLHWNGQSNPFSGQAEFVGLDNYQALLTRDGLDRTLFATSLRNNFYYVLLTVPLQTVLALALALIVNQRMLRGRGALRTTFFFPSVTSSIAVSTIFLFLFQGSGAVNTLLSWIGVKGPNWFTDPRGILSLLLGGLGVVHPDRPSGILAGHSFMGLSWFEWLSGPSVAMCTIIVLSVWTTSGTFMLIFLAALQGIPRELEESAAIEGANRSQMLRHVTLPALRPVLFLVLTLGLIGTWQVFDQVYVMSQGAPGNTTLTPAFLSYSTAFGDADFGQGAAIAFLLLALILTMTGLQRYALRERTARPGRKQ